The proteins below come from a single Vitis vinifera cultivar Pinot Noir 40024 chromosome 9, ASM3070453v1 genomic window:
- the LOC104880325 gene encoding uncharacterized protein LOC104880325, whose amino-acid sequence MATQPNLPEDPSTNWYAYYRFNPRRDMPGDARNTLLVVAALIAAVTFQAGLNPPSSFLPEGPATKEGAETCSGRVILPSKENTEHTLFLSCNTTSGEQGVKEGSVSVVLASTQKVQFTLFLFCNTLALSASIQTITALIIGCPFSFEVLTAIYSMMATYGVSIATLEPPRGVLLECLIISFFLPFFLRLLHRFLKKVQAK is encoded by the coding sequence ATGGCTACACAGCCTAACCTGCCTGAAGATCCCTCCACAAACTGGTATGCTTACTATAGGTTTAATCCCCGTAGGGACATGCCGGGGGATGCTAGAAACACTTTGCTAGTAGTTGCTGCCCTGATTGCTGCCGTGACATTCCAAGCAGGACTCAACCCTCCAAGTAGCTTTTTGCCGGAGGGACCCGCCACCAAAGAGGGAGCGGAAACATGCTCAGGGAGAGTCATCTTACCTTCCAAGGAAAACACTGAGCACACATTGTTTCTATCCTGCAATACCACTTCAGGGGAGCAGGGAGTGAAAGAAGGTTCAGTGAGTGTCGTCTTAGCTTCTACTCAAAAAGTCCAATTCACATTGTTTCTCTTCTGCAACACATTAGCCCTTTCTGCGTCAATCCAAACCATTACTGCTCTCATAATTGGATGCCCATTTAGTTTTGAGGTGCTGACTGCTATATATTCAATGATGGCCACTTATGGTGTCTCAATTGCTACGTTGGAACCACCAAGAGGTGTCCTCTTGGAGTGCCTCATAATTTCATTCTTCTTGCCATTCTTTTTAAGGTTGCTCCATCGATTTCTTAAGAAGGTGCAAGCAAAATGA
- the LOC132254314 gene encoding uncharacterized protein LOC132254314, which translates to MVEKILEVNPVAINDKNEEKKNVVLLAVENRQPEVYELLVKRKFRKDSVFRAVDNNGNSALHLAAKLSNYQPWHIPGAALQMQWEMKWYKYVKDSMPPHFFTHYNGGRPTPKEIFTKDHSDLLKEGGKWLNNTSSSCSVVATLIATVAFATSATVPGDFNEKNGNPNLAHQSAFNLFAVSSLIALCSSVTSLVMFLAILTSRHQEDDFHEELPRKLLFGLTALFISIAAMLVSFCAGHFFVLKDELKNAALPVYAVTCLPISFFAIAQFSLYFDLAWATFRKVPQRSYKMAF; encoded by the exons ATGGTGGAGAAAATCCTTGAAGTTAATCCAGTTGCCATTAACGacaagaatgaagaaaaaaagaatgtagTATTGTTAGCAGTGGAGAATAGACAACCTGAGGTGTATGAGCTCTTAGTTAAGAGGAAGTTTCGGAAAGATAGTGTGTTCCGAGCAGTTGACAACAACGGGAACAGCGCATTGCATCTGGCTGCAAAGTTAAGTAATTATCAACCTTGGCATATTCCTGGAGCTGCATTGCAAATGCAATGGGAAATGAAGTGGTATAAG TATGTCAAGGATTCCATGCCGCCGCATTTCTTCACTCATTACAATGGCGGTAGACCCACTCCAAAGGAGATCTTCACGAAAGACCATTCTGACCTTCTGAAGGAAGGAGGCAAATGGCTGAACAACACTTCCAGTTCCTGCTCCGTCGTTGCAACCCTCATTGCAACCGTTGCTTTCGCCACATCTGCCACTGTGCCAGGCGACTTCAATGAAAAGAATGGGAACCCAAATCTTGCACACCAATCAGCTTTTAATCTCTTTGCGGTTTCATCACTAATTGCTCTCTGCTCTTCAGTGACTTCCCTGGTCATGTTTCTGGCGATTCTCACCTCTAGGCACCAAGAGGATGATTTTCATGAGGAATTGCCTCGGAAGCTTTTATTTGGTTTAACTGCTCTATTCATATCAATTGCGGCTATGTTGGTCTCTTTTTGTGCAGGACACTTCTTTGTCCTCAAAGATGAACTCAAAAATGCTGCCCTTCCCGTATATGCAGTTACCTGCCTTCCAATATCATTTTTTGCTATAGCCCAGTTTTCCTTATACTTTGATCTTGCGTGGGCTACTTTTAGGAAGGTACCACAACGAAGTTATAAGATGGCTTTCTAG